A region of Nitrospirota bacterium DNA encodes the following proteins:
- a CDS encoding dehydrogenase has protein sequence MDLIISNLRIAVEKDGTAEYVNAASQRLNIPADGMQFIRMLSKSLDTGDKDQFYYVVTLVVTVPAGFDNNTDIPVYTKPITAERRSKNMLERPIIIGFGPAGMFAALELIEYGIMPLIFERGKKIEERSLDVQRFNKERILNPESNIQFGEGGAGSYSDGKLFARIKNSYYADKVLDTFIKFGAPEEIRYVSKPHLGTDMLCKIVRNIRNFILERGGEIYYGAKMTDILISDGKAIGVIINGNAEYRSSVIYLALGNSARDTFGMLFNKGIALEQKPISVGVRIEHPAEIINLVRYGEKYKDCSALGNATYSFTYTDRKIKRGVYTFCMCPGGEVINASSEYGLMVLNGMSYSQRSSPFSNSALVVTCHTDDYGATHPLAGIEFQRDIERKAFEAGGGQWEVPAQNLVDFMGNRVSGILNNHSYKMGAVAADMRAILPQFASETLLAACNTWKKEYPLFVSDQAILLGAETRTSAPVTITRGGNYESVAIKNLYPIGEGSGYAGGITSSAVDAIKAVEASLSSFEDIN, from the coding sequence TTGGATCTCATAATCAGTAATTTGCGGATAGCAGTTGAAAAAGACGGGACAGCTGAATATGTCAATGCTGCCTCGCAAAGGCTGAATATTCCGGCAGATGGGATGCAGTTCATCAGGATGCTCAGCAAGTCTCTTGATACAGGCGACAAAGACCAGTTCTACTACGTCGTTACCCTAGTGGTGACTGTTCCGGCCGGCTTTGACAACAACACAGACATCCCGGTATACACAAAACCGATAACCGCAGAGAGAAGATCAAAGAACATGCTGGAGAGACCCATCATCATAGGGTTCGGTCCTGCAGGCATGTTCGCTGCCCTTGAGCTTATTGAGTATGGTATCATGCCTCTCATATTTGAACGCGGCAAAAAAATAGAAGAGCGCTCCCTTGATGTTCAAAGATTCAACAAAGAAAGAATCCTGAATCCTGAATCAAACATCCAATTTGGCGAAGGCGGTGCCGGTTCATACTCTGACGGAAAGCTGTTTGCAAGGATAAAGAATTCGTATTATGCAGACAAGGTGCTGGATACCTTCATTAAATTCGGCGCACCTGAAGAGATACGCTATGTCAGCAAGCCCCACCTGGGAACAGATATGCTCTGCAAAATAGTTCGTAACATAAGAAACTTCATCCTCGAAAGAGGCGGTGAGATATATTATGGCGCTAAAATGACCGACATTCTTATATCTGACGGCAAAGCTATAGGCGTCATAATAAACGGAAATGCCGAATATCGTTCTTCGGTCATCTATCTTGCGTTGGGAAATTCAGCGCGCGACACCTTCGGTATGCTGTTCAATAAAGGCATAGCTCTCGAACAGAAGCCCATTTCTGTCGGCGTACGAATAGAGCATCCGGCGGAGATCATTAATCTGGTGCGATATGGCGAAAAATATAAGGACTGCTCTGCCCTGGGGAATGCCACGTATTCCTTTACGTACACTGACCGAAAAATAAAGCGCGGGGTATACACCTTCTGCATGTGCCCCGGCGGCGAGGTCATTAATGCTTCCTCTGAATATGGCCTGATGGTTCTCAATGGCATGAGCTACTCTCAGCGGTCATCGCCATTCTCAAATTCAGCGCTTGTGGTGACCTGTCACACGGATGATTACGGAGCAACACATCCGTTGGCCGGGATCGAATTTCAACGAGATATTGAACGAAAGGCCTTTGAGGCCGGAGGAGGACAATGGGAAGTTCCTGCCCAGAACCTGGTCGATTTTATGGGCAACAGGGTTTCCGGAATCTTGAATAACCATTCGTATAAGATGGGAGCAGTTGCTGCTGATATGCGTGCAATTCTTCCGCAATTTGCAAGCGAGACACTTTTGGCTGCATGCAATACATGGAAAAAAGAATATCCCCTGTTCGTTTCAGATCAGGCGATACTGCTAGGTGCAGAGACAAGAACCTCCGCGCCCGTTACGATAACACGCGGTGGGAATTATGAATCAGTGGCGATTAAGAACCTGTATCCGATAGGTGAAGGTTCAGGCTATGCAGGCGGCATCACAAGTTCAGCAGTAGATGCCATAAAGGCAGTGGAGGCCAGCCTGTCGAGTTTTGAGGATATCAATTAG
- a CDS encoding septal ring lytic transglycosylase RlpA family protein: MSRGRSSSDLRLMFLHITLYTLLITILVSCSSSRQAVRQKPVQQDLPVGSVEAVASWYGSDFHGRPTSSGQIFDMYLHTCAHKQYPFGTRLKVTLKSNNRSVECIVNDRGPFIEGRDIDLSYASAKEINLIGPGTAPVLIEIQGRDASYIKPVRVQSSDRKGSPFAVQIGSFTDSINAVRLKVGLRLKEVNAYIQETEVRGITYYRVRVGNFDQFSQAMDMAEQLGQEGYPALIVKADLKI; this comes from the coding sequence ATGAGTAGAGGCAGGAGCAGTAGTGATCTTCGTCTTATGTTTCTACACATTACTCTTTACACATTACTCATTACTATCCTCGTTTCCTGCTCATCTTCCCGTCAGGCAGTGCGGCAAAAACCTGTCCAGCAGGACTTGCCTGTCGGTTCCGTAGAGGCTGTTGCTTCCTGGTACGGCTCTGACTTTCACGGCAGACCGACATCTTCCGGTCAGATATTCGATATGTATCTTCATACCTGCGCTCACAAGCAGTACCCCTTTGGCACCAGGCTCAAGGTCACGCTTAAATCAAACAATAGATCGGTCGAATGTATTGTCAATGACCGCGGACCCTTTATCGAGGGCAGGGATATTGATCTTTCCTATGCTTCAGCTAAGGAGATCAACCTTATCGGCCCGGGCACGGCGCCGGTGCTGATCGAAATACAGGGCAGGGACGCATCATATATTAAGCCGGTGCGGGTGCAGTCGTCCGACAGGAAGGGCAGTCCCTTTGCCGTACAGATTGGATCATTTACGGACAGTATTAATGCCGTCCGGCTCAAGGTAGGCCTCAGGCTCAAAGAGGTTAATGCCTACATCCAGGAAACAGAGGTCAGGGGCATAACCTATTACCGCGTGAGGGTCGGGAACTTTGACCAGTTCAGCCAGGCCATGGATATGGCCGAACAGTTAGGGCAGGAAGGTTACCCCGCCCTGATCGTCAAGGCTGATCTGAAGATCTAA
- the hslU gene encoding ATP-dependent protease ATPase subunit HslU: MDSLTPKNIVSELDKYIIGQNKAKKAVAIALRNRWRRQRLSPELKDEVLPKNILMIGPTGVGKTEIARRISRLAAAPFIKVEASKFTEVGYVGRDVESMIRDLTEISVSMVKNEHLEKIREKARQFAEERLLDLLLPAPRSLRLPEQEEEDREHQKETRERLREQLRSGKLDSRSVDVEVKERSLPFGVISNVGLEDLEMNLKSMLGNLMPEKAKRKKVKVPEAFVLLEQEESNRLIDMDKITQEAVERVEQSGIVFVDEIDKIASKGSGHGPDVSREGVQRDLLPIVEGSTVTTKYGPVRTEHILFVAAGAFHIAKPSDLIPELQGRFPIRVELEALGKGDFVRILTEPNNALVKQYVALLATEDVTIDFAEDSIEEIAEIAALVNDKTENIGARRLHTILEKLLEDISFDAPEKKGSAVLINRAYVKEKLGDIVKDEDLSRYIL; encoded by the coding sequence ATGGACAGTCTTACACCAAAGAATATTGTTTCAGAGCTCGACAAATATATCATAGGCCAGAATAAGGCAAAGAAGGCTGTTGCCATTGCGCTCAGGAACCGGTGGAGGCGGCAGCGACTGTCGCCTGAACTCAAGGATGAGGTGCTTCCGAAGAACATCCTGATGATCGGCCCGACCGGAGTCGGAAAAACAGAGATAGCCCGCCGCATATCGCGCTTGGCTGCTGCCCCTTTCATCAAGGTCGAGGCATCCAAGTTCACCGAGGTCGGGTATGTGGGCCGGGATGTTGAGTCGATGATCAGAGACCTGACAGAGATATCCGTGAGCATGGTTAAGAACGAACACCTTGAGAAGATACGTGAAAAAGCACGGCAGTTCGCTGAGGAAAGGCTCCTTGATCTGCTGCTTCCGGCCCCGCGCTCTCTTCGCCTGCCTGAACAGGAAGAGGAGGACAGGGAACATCAGAAAGAGACGCGGGAGCGTCTCAGGGAGCAGCTTAGGAGCGGCAAGCTCGATTCCCGGTCGGTTGATGTCGAAGTAAAAGAAAGGTCCCTGCCTTTTGGCGTTATCTCGAATGTCGGACTCGAAGATCTTGAGATGAACCTCAAGTCCATGTTAGGCAACCTCATGCCTGAAAAGGCCAAGCGGAAGAAGGTGAAGGTGCCGGAGGCATTTGTGCTGCTTGAACAGGAAGAGTCCAACAGACTGATCGATATGGACAAGATCACCCAGGAGGCTGTGGAGCGTGTTGAACAGTCCGGCATTGTTTTTGTCGATGAGATCGATAAGATCGCAAGCAAGGGCAGCGGCCACGGGCCTGATGTATCCCGTGAGGGTGTGCAGCGGGACCTGCTGCCGATTGTTGAAGGATCTACGGTCACGACAAAATACGGGCCGGTAAGGACAGAGCATATCCTTTTTGTCGCCGCAGGTGCATTTCATATTGCAAAACCTTCTGACCTGATCCCCGAACTGCAGGGAAGGTTCCCTATACGCGTTGAGCTTGAGGCCCTCGGCAAGGGCGATTTTGTGCGCATACTTACTGAACCGAACAACGCCCTGGTGAAGCAGTATGTCGCTCTCCTTGCAACTGAGGATGTGACGATCGACTTCGCAGAGGACTCGATCGAAGAGATAGCTGAGATCGCAGCTCTGGTGAACGACAAGACAGAGAACATCGGGGCACGACGCCTCCATACGATACTTGAGAAGCTCCTTGAGGATATCTCTTTTGATGCGCCGGAGAAGAAGGGTTCAGCTGTCCTGATCAACAGGGCATATGTGAAGGAAAAACTCGGCGATATCGTGAAGGATGAGGACTTGAGCCGGTATATACTATAG
- the hslV gene encoding ATP-dependent protease subunit HslV, with protein sequence MIMFHATTILCVRKNGKVAIGGDGQVTLGNTVMKQNAKKIRRMYNDSVVAGFAGATADAFTLFEKFEGKLESYRGNITRAAVELAKDWRTDRMLRRLEALLVIADREHTFIISGTGDVIEPEDGIAAIGSGGAFAQAAARALYDNTELSAEEIIQKAMKIASGICIYTNDNITIEELA encoded by the coding sequence GTGATCATGTTCCACGCAACGACCATACTCTGTGTGAGGAAGAACGGAAAAGTTGCCATAGGCGGCGACGGCCAGGTAACGCTCGGCAACACGGTGATGAAGCAGAATGCGAAAAAAATACGGAGGATGTACAACGACAGCGTGGTCGCAGGTTTTGCAGGCGCTACGGCAGATGCCTTCACGCTCTTCGAGAAGTTTGAGGGAAAACTTGAGTCCTATCGCGGCAATATCACGCGGGCTGCTGTCGAGCTGGCCAAGGACTGGAGAACAGACAGGATGCTGAGAAGGCTTGAGGCCCTGCTGGTGATCGCCGACAGGGAACATACCTTTATCATATCCGGCACCGGAGACGTTATCGAGCCTGAAGACGGTATCGCAGCCATAGGCTCCGGGGGTGCCTTTGCCCAGGCAGCAGCACGGGCATTGTACGACAATACAGAACTGAGTGCGGAAGAGATCATTCAAAAGGCGATGAAGATCGCTTCAGGCATCTGTATCTACACGAACGATAATATAACGATAGAGGAGCTTGCCTGA
- the xerC gene encoding tyrosine recombinase XerC: MKKLIEQFLRHLELERGASQHTLRAYKKDLGEFQVYANKEVADIEMIDVRGYVALQIRNGLSKTTAGRRLAAVRSFLKFLTREGYLKSNPAKLVTTPKAEHHLPRFLSVDDVFALIEKPDTVGFINARDRAILELLYSSGLRVAEAAGLNLEDVNTKEGLIKVRGKGKKERIIPLGSKAVEAIKTYMVEKILLKKKNKALFLNKSGTPLSDRGIRRIVVKYARLIGVKGQVGPHTMRHTFASHLLQAGADLRVIQELLGHASLSTTQKYTHIDIAHLMDIYDKAHPLSAVDKS; the protein is encoded by the coding sequence ATGAAGAAGCTGATCGAACAGTTTCTTCGCCATCTTGAGCTTGAGAGGGGAGCATCGCAGCATACACTCAGGGCATATAAAAAAGATCTCGGAGAATTTCAGGTGTATGCTAATAAAGAGGTTGCTGATATTGAGATGATCGATGTCAGAGGGTATGTCGCTCTTCAGATCCGTAACGGACTTTCAAAGACAACTGCCGGCAGGAGACTTGCTGCTGTCCGGTCGTTCCTCAAGTTCCTGACGAGGGAAGGATATCTGAAGTCCAATCCTGCCAAGCTTGTCACAACGCCGAAGGCAGAGCATCATCTGCCCAGGTTCCTTTCTGTTGATGATGTCTTTGCTCTCATTGAAAAGCCGGATACGGTCGGTTTTATCAATGCCCGCGACAGGGCGATCCTTGAGCTTCTCTATTCGAGCGGGCTTCGTGTTGCGGAGGCTGCCGGCCTGAACCTGGAAGATGTGAATACCAAAGAGGGGCTGATAAAAGTGAGAGGCAAGGGGAAGAAGGAGCGCATTATCCCTCTCGGTTCCAAGGCTGTGGAGGCGATCAAGACCTATATGGTAGAGAAGATATTGCTGAAGAAGAAGAACAAGGCTCTGTTCCTGAACAAGAGCGGCACCCCGCTATCAGATCGTGGAATTCGGCGTATCGTTGTTAAGTATGCCCGTCTCATCGGTGTTAAAGGGCAGGTCGGGCCGCATACCATGCGTCATACGTTTGCATCGCATCTGCTTCAGGCAGGCGCTGATCTCAGGGTCATTCAGGAGCTGCTCGGCCATGCGTCCCTGTCAACAACACAGAAATATACGCATATCGATATTGCCCATCTCATGGACATCTATGACAAGGCGCATCCGCTCTCAGCAGTAGATAAATCCTAA
- the trmFO gene encoding methylenetetrahydrofolate--tRNA-(uracil(54)-C(5))-methyltransferase (FADH(2)-oxidizing) TrmFO — translation MSDHLIVIGGGLAGAEAAWQAAKRGVKVRLYEMRPEKMTEAHATSSLGELVCSNSLRSNDPHSGPGLLKKELSLAGSLIMEAAEATAVPAGSALAVDRTLFGEYITKKLSDNLNITIIREEVRTLPGSTAVLATGPLTSPAMTEALTGLTGAGYLYFYDAIAPIIDADSIDRTKVYAMSRYGKGGDDYLNCPMSREEYEQFYQEILAAEKVNPKGFEEKSVFEGCMPIEVMASRGVDTMRYGPMKPVGLPDPRTEKDPYAVVQLRTENREMTAYNMVGFQTRLTWPEQKRVFSMIPGLEAADFLRYGSIHRNTFINAPVLLNKDLSFRQRSDLFLAGQITGVEGYIESTAMGLIAGVNAALRLQGKIIPEVPPYSAHGALIRHITESESKHFQPSNINFGLFPASEGLQRMRDKKLKKARIAEQALEAWGNYLLQVHAA, via the coding sequence ATGTCTGATCATCTAATCGTGATCGGCGGGGGGCTCGCAGGCGCAGAGGCTGCGTGGCAGGCTGCGAAGAGGGGCGTGAAGGTGCGCCTTTATGAGATGCGGCCTGAAAAGATGACCGAGGCGCATGCCACATCGAGCCTCGGAGAGCTCGTCTGCTCCAATTCCCTGAGATCAAATGATCCCCACAGCGGACCTGGCCTTCTGAAAAAAGAGCTTTCTCTTGCAGGGTCGCTTATCATGGAGGCGGCCGAGGCAACAGCGGTTCCTGCAGGTTCAGCGCTGGCGGTTGACAGAACCCTTTTTGGGGAATACATCACAAAAAAACTTTCAGACAATTTGAATATCACGATCATCAGGGAGGAGGTCAGAACACTCCCTGGATCGACCGCAGTTCTTGCAACCGGCCCGCTGACTTCCCCTGCAATGACGGAGGCCTTAACCGGACTGACAGGGGCAGGATATCTCTACTTTTATGACGCTATTGCTCCGATTATTGATGCTGACTCCATAGACCGAACAAAGGTCTATGCCATGTCGCGTTATGGAAAAGGCGGCGATGATTATCTTAACTGCCCTATGAGCAGAGAGGAGTATGAGCAGTTCTATCAGGAGATCCTGGCTGCGGAGAAGGTAAATCCGAAAGGTTTTGAAGAGAAGAGCGTTTTCGAAGGCTGCATGCCGATTGAAGTGATGGCATCGCGGGGCGTTGATACTATGCGGTATGGGCCGATGAAGCCGGTTGGCCTGCCTGACCCCAGGACCGAAAAAGATCCCTATGCGGTTGTTCAACTGAGAACCGAGAACAGGGAGATGACGGCCTATAATATGGTCGGATTCCAGACACGTCTTACATGGCCTGAGCAGAAGAGGGTCTTCAGCATGATTCCCGGGCTTGAAGCTGCTGATTTTCTGAGATACGGCAGCATTCACAGGAATACGTTCATCAATGCACCCGTACTTCTCAATAAAGACCTCTCGTTCAGGCAGCGCTCCGATCTTTTTCTTGCCGGCCAGATCACCGGGGTTGAGGGATACATCGAATCAACCGCCATGGGTCTTATTGCCGGAGTCAATGCTGCGCTCAGATTGCAGGGGAAAATAATTCCGGAGGTGCCGCCATACTCTGCGCATGGAGCCTTGATCAGGCATATTACGGAATCAGAGAGTAAACATTTTCAGCCGAGCAATATCAATTTCGGCCTTTTCCCTGCATCGGAAGGTCTGCAGCGAATGAGAGACAAGAAGCTCAAGAAGGCAAGAATTGCTGAACAGGCACTGGAGGCATGGGGGAATTATCTTCTGCAGGTGCATGCGGCATGA
- a CDS encoding DUF86 domain-containing protein: protein MILRKISELETYIEQINEYSDITPERYRGEWKAQRVIERTLQMMIETCADIANHIVADKGFRSPSSYADTFKVLQENNIISEELYGTMEKMAKFRNVLVHQYEKVDAEIVVIIMRKHLGDFGLYKNALLSYMKQ from the coding sequence TTGATTCTTAGAAAGATCTCCGAACTGGAGACCTACATTGAACAAATCAATGAATATTCGGATATTACCCCTGAGCGGTATCGCGGGGAGTGGAAAGCACAGCGTGTTATCGAAAGAACACTCCAGATGATGATAGAGACCTGTGCTGATATTGCAAATCACATCGTCGCTGACAAAGGCTTTCGGTCTCCGTCAAGTTATGCAGACACATTCAAGGTCCTCCAGGAAAATAATATTATCAGCGAAGAATTATACGGCACAATGGAAAAAATGGCCAAATTCAGAAATGTGCTTGTTCACCAGTATGAAAAGGTTGATGCAGAAATTGTTGTAATCATAATGAGAAAACATCTCGGAGACTTTGGACTTTACAAGAACGCGCTTCTGTCGTATATGAAACAATAA
- a CDS encoding nucleotidyltransferase domain-containing protein, with amino-acid sequence MIKIEKLPPDILTKLPDAARVLEQDSDVIFAYLFGGLADKVIKPLSDVDLAVYIKEINDLAEFKMQLFDKLTDALGTGELDLVILNTAPVSLAGRILQKRVVLSDKEPFRRHVYESVTLREFFDFRIKEDIFFKRRYGIG; translated from the coding sequence ATGATAAAGATCGAAAAGTTGCCGCCTGATATTTTGACGAAGCTCCCTGATGCTGCAAGGGTGCTTGAACAAGATAGTGATGTTATTTTTGCGTATCTTTTCGGCGGGCTTGCCGACAAAGTGATAAAACCCCTTTCGGATGTGGATCTCGCCGTATATATCAAAGAAATAAATGACCTCGCGGAGTTTAAAATGCAGCTTTTCGATAAACTTACCGACGCTCTTGGAACAGGCGAGCTTGACTTGGTGATCCTGAACACAGCGCCTGTCAGCCTTGCGGGACGGATTCTGCAGAAAAGAGTAGTCCTTAGCGACAAGGAGCCCTTCCGGCGCCATGTTTACGAATCAGTGACACTGCGGGAATTTTTTGATTTCAGAATAAAGGAAGACATATTTTTTAAAAGGAGATACGGCATTGGTTGA
- a CDS encoding tetratricopeptide repeat protein, whose product MNDSKELGLLYGMRGDLYKASRRFPEAIADFTKAIEKNPDDRQALFLRGNSQYLAGRPDDAISDFLLILKKKSDDIEALYEMGNAHANKHEFAEAIRLFDKVSGLEPTHTLAMYSRAQAYYCLGAYEKALEEFQKCIKAGIYDEYCRIWTLIIMKQIKSDGYDRYAEEFKTYVSAAKTGEWIRIVSRYLLDLDAASEADVLTEARKAKSARETDERLCEAYFFLAVKNLQNGDKQSAAAFLQKSLDTNVYEFYEYVTAGVLLKSIRVADKQGI is encoded by the coding sequence ATGAATGATTCGAAAGAGCTTGGACTGCTCTATGGAATGCGGGGCGATTTGTATAAAGCGTCGAGGAGATTCCCAGAGGCAATTGCTGATTTTACGAAAGCGATAGAAAAGAATCCCGATGACCGGCAGGCACTTTTTTTACGGGGAAATTCTCAGTATCTGGCAGGCCGCCCTGATGATGCTATTTCTGATTTTTTGCTCATATTAAAGAAGAAGTCTGACGACATTGAAGCTCTTTATGAAATGGGGAATGCCCACGCCAATAAGCATGAGTTCGCCGAAGCTATTAGGTTATTTGATAAGGTCTCTGGGCTGGAGCCGACGCATACACTTGCCATGTATAGCCGCGCTCAGGCTTATTACTGCTTGGGGGCTTATGAAAAGGCGCTGGAAGAATTTCAGAAATGCATAAAAGCGGGCATCTATGATGAATATTGCCGGATCTGGACGCTGATAATAATGAAGCAGATTAAGTCTGACGGATACGACCGCTACGCTGAAGAGTTTAAGACATACGTATCAGCTGCAAAAACAGGCGAATGGATCAGGATTGTCTCCAGATATCTTCTGGACCTCGATGCTGCATCTGAGGCTGATGTCTTAACAGAAGCAAGAAAAGCGAAATCTGCAAGAGAAACCGATGAGCGGCTTTGCGAGGCATATTTTTTTCTTGCCGTAAAAAACTTGCAAAACGGAGACAAACAGAGCGCAGCCGCTTTCCTGCAAAAGAGTTTAGATACAAACGTGTATGAGTTTTATGAATATGTCACCGCCGGTGTACTGCTGAAATCCATTCGGGTCGCAGATAAGCAAGGTATCTAA
- a CDS encoding DUF2442 domain-containing protein: MSTTTAEKEISIEPAAIRAWAEGRRIFIELTDGRIIGFPADRFRLLKAASEEQLSKVQMRLNGYALRWEELDEDITVPGIVAGNFELP, from the coding sequence ATGAGTACCACAACCGCTGAGAAAGAAATTTCCATTGAGCCCGCTGCAATAAGGGCGTGGGCCGAGGGCCGAAGAATATTCATCGAATTAACGGATGGCCGCATTATCGGCTTTCCTGCTGATCGCTTCAGACTATTAAAAGCCGCTTCAGAAGAACAACTCTCTAAAGTCCAGATGCGTCTGAATGGATACGCGCTCAGGTGGGAAGAACTTGATGAGGACATTACAGTTCCCGGCATTGTAGCCGGCAATTTTGAACTGCCGTAA
- a CDS encoding DUF4160 domain-containing protein — protein MPTVLRVGPYRFHFYSDELREPPHIHVESPAGECKFWLDPVRLARNKGIAPHALREIEKLIYEHQHLLKEKYHEYHNR, from the coding sequence ATGCCAACTGTCCTAAGGGTTGGACCCTACAGATTTCACTTTTACTCTGATGAACTCAGGGAGCCGCCTCATATACATGTTGAATCGCCGGCAGGTGAATGCAAGTTCTGGCTTGATCCTGTCCGTCTTGCAAGAAATAAAGGGATTGCGCCTCATGCCCTGCGGGAGATTGAGAAGCTTATTTATGAACATCAGCATTTGCTGAAGGAGAAATATCATGAGTACCACAACCGCTGA